One Bacillota bacterium genomic region harbors:
- a CDS encoding long-chain fatty acid--CoA ligase, which produces MSERPWLKNYPVRWNLDYPETSLYDYFIQSTVDYPDLIALVFFGNEVTYKEVHEKIERTAAALVKMGVEKGDRVALMLPNCPEYVYAFYGCMKVGAVVVQVNPLYTPSEVEFILKDSGSKVFIGADAVFHSFSAVRHKVHIEHVIATRLLWTDIEGEVTWFDIMLAANEPEGSVVPIDPREDLAVFQYTGGTTGFPKAAMLTHYNLTCNVVQIKEWLKEWIDRKYGKGVKQYFGIAILPFFHSYGMTCVMNVGLTLPAGQVLVPRFDIDALLELIKQYKPALLPAVPTVYIALANHPDAEKYNLDAIEICNSGAAPMPVDIMARFEERTGSKMLEGYGLSEASPVTHCNPLIGKRKPGSVGMPYPDTDCRLVDIETGTKEVGMGEEGELVIKGPQVMKGYWNRPEETVDSLRDGWLYTGDIARMDEDGYFYIVDRKKDMIITGGYNVYPREVDEVLFENPKIAEAVSVGLPDDYLGEVIKAYVVLHDEEEATEEEIIEFCRQKLAKFKVPRSVEFRSELPKSAIGKILRRSLVEEELKKN; this is translated from the coding sequence ATGTCCGAAAGGCCCTGGCTGAAAAATTATCCGGTTCGTTGGAATCTAGATTATCCCGAAACATCCCTTTATGATTACTTCATTCAATCAACAGTTGATTATCCTGACCTGATTGCCCTGGTTTTCTTCGGCAATGAGGTAACTTATAAGGAAGTGCACGAAAAAATTGAACGCACTGCAGCTGCTCTGGTAAAAATGGGGGTAGAGAAAGGTGATCGGGTAGCTTTAATGCTGCCCAATTGTCCCGAGTATGTTTATGCTTTTTATGGTTGTATGAAAGTCGGTGCTGTTGTTGTCCAGGTTAACCCGCTCTACACTCCTTCAGAAGTTGAGTTTATTCTCAAAGATTCAGGATCAAAAGTATTTATTGGTGCCGATGCCGTTTTCCATTCATTCAGTGCTGTTCGCCATAAAGTTCATATAGAGCATGTAATTGCTACCCGGCTTTTATGGACCGATATTGAAGGTGAAGTAACCTGGTTTGATATTATGCTGGCCGCAAATGAACCGGAGGGTTCTGTTGTTCCAATAGATCCGCGGGAAGACCTCGCAGTATTTCAATATACCGGTGGAACCACCGGTTTTCCCAAGGCTGCCATGCTGACTCACTATAACCTGACCTGTAACGTGGTTCAGATCAAGGAATGGCTTAAAGAATGGATCGATCGCAAATATGGAAAAGGAGTTAAGCAGTACTTTGGCATTGCCATCCTGCCCTTTTTCCACTCATACGGGATGACCTGTGTAATGAATGTGGGTCTTACCCTGCCTGCCGGTCAGGTCCTGGTTCCCCGTTTTGATATCGATGCATTGCTGGAACTGATCAAGCAGTACAAACCGGCGCTGTTACCTGCTGTGCCAACAGTCTATATCGCTTTAGCCAACCACCCGGATGCTGAAAAATATAATCTCGATGCTATTGAAATATGCAACAGCGGTGCAGCTCCGATGCCCGTTGATATCATGGCTCGCTTTGAGGAACGGACAGGTTCAAAAATGCTTGAAGGTTACGGACTTTCTGAAGCCTCTCCGGTCACCCACTGCAATCCTCTGATCGGCAAACGGAAGCCGGGAAGCGTAGGTATGCCCTATCCGGATACAGATTGCAGGCTGGTTGATATAGAAACCGGGACAAAAGAGGTTGGCATGGGAGAAGAAGGGGAACTGGTCATTAAAGGGCCGCAGGTGATGAAAGGTTACTGGAATCGTCCGGAAGAAACTGTTGACTCACTGCGGGACGGATGGTTATATACCGGGGATATTGCCCGGATGGATGAAGACGGTTACTTTTATATCGTGGACCGCAAAAAAGATATGATAATCACCGGGGGTTATAATGTTTACCCCCGGGAGGTGGACGAAGTCCTTTTTGAAAACCCGAAAATTGCCGAAGCTGTTTCTGTGGGGCTTCCCGACGATTATCTCGGTGAAGTGATCAAAGCTTATGTTGTACTGCATGATGAAGAGGAAGCAACCGAAGAAGAAATTATTGAATTTTGCCGTCAGAAGCTGGCGAAATTTAAAGTTCCCCGGTCGGTGGAGTTCCGCAGTGAGCTCCCCAAAAGTGCCATTGGGAAGATACTTCGCCGAAGCCTGGTTGAAGAGGAATTGAAGAAGAACTGA
- the lspA gene encoding signal peptidase II, translating into MRLFIIAAVMVLFDQFTKYLITTYMEIGQSIKIIENFLYITYVRNPGAAFGMFPYQTVVFVIITIIVVLFIIFYYRVLAEDHFWLRLGLALQLGGALGNLIDRLREGYVIDFINFTIWPPVFNVADSAIVIGIGIFLIAFWRDSALKGERSGSDVS; encoded by the coding sequence TTGCGCCTATTCATTATAGCAGCGGTTATGGTTCTGTTCGATCAGTTTACAAAATATCTGATTACTACTTACATGGAGATTGGCCAGTCGATCAAGATCATTGAAAACTTTTTATATATAACCTATGTCCGGAACCCCGGAGCAGCCTTTGGTATGTTTCCCTACCAGACCGTGGTTTTTGTAATTATAACAATCATTGTGGTTCTCTTTATAATCTTCTATTACCGCGTACTGGCTGAAGATCATTTCTGGCTGCGGCTGGGTCTCGCCCTACAGCTCGGAGGGGCCCTGGGTAACCTGATTGACCGATTAAGGGAAGGCTATGTTATCGATTTCATCAACTTTACAATCTGGCCTCCTGTCTTCAATGTCGCCGATTCGGCGATCGTCATCGGCATCGGGATTTTTCTGATCGCTTTTTGGCGGGATAGTGCTTTAAAAGGTGAAAGGAGTGGGTCTGATGTATCCTGA
- the lgt gene encoding prolipoprotein diacylglyceryl transferase yields MYPEIFRIGNFAIHSYGLMIAIAVLVAAIAIYREAPREGINPDHVLESVIASTIVGLLGSRILYILLNWEFYSGRFFRSFFTQFEGLSFYGAMFGGVIALYFWSAWRKINFLKMADLLAPYLALGYTFGRIGCFLNGCCYGKESTLPWALPVNMADTVLRHPVQLYAALGGIIIFIILKLLRPRRPFVGFILIALFALYGLLRFITEFFRYGIPGWLNLTTAQWFSLSLLFASLAAIVLINYLQPAEPVKKRKGSRR; encoded by the coding sequence ATGTATCCTGAAATATTCCGCATAGGTAATTTTGCCATCCATTCTTACGGCCTGATGATTGCTATCGCCGTTTTGGTTGCCGCCATCGCTATTTACCGTGAAGCTCCAAGAGAAGGGATCAACCCCGATCATGTCCTGGAATCGGTTATAGCTTCAACTATAGTGGGACTCCTCGGCTCACGGATCCTCTATATACTCTTGAACTGGGAATTCTACAGCGGAAGATTCTTCAGGTCTTTCTTTACCCAGTTTGAAGGGCTCTCATTTTACGGGGCCATGTTTGGAGGGGTTATTGCTCTATATTTCTGGAGTGCCTGGAGAAAGATCAATTTTTTAAAAATGGCTGACCTGCTCGCTCCTTACCTGGCCCTGGGCTATACCTTTGGCCGGATCGGCTGTTTTCTCAATGGCTGCTGCTACGGTAAAGAATCTACCCTGCCCTGGGCACTGCCGGTTAACATGGCCGATACTGTGCTTCGTCATCCGGTTCAACTCTATGCTGCCCTGGGTGGTATCATCATCTTTATCATATTAAAACTTCTGCGCCCCCGCAGACCTTTTGTCGGGTTTATTCTTATTGCCCTTTTTGCCCTCTACGGCCTGCTCAGATTTATAACCGAGTTTTTCCGCTATGGAATACCCGGCTGGTTAAACCTGACCACCGCACAGTGGTTCAGCCTCAGCCTGCTTTTTGCCTCACTGGCTGCAATCGTATTGATTAACTACCTGCAGCCGGCAGAACCGGTTAAAAAGAGAAAGGGTTCCCGGAGATGA
- a CDS encoding RluA family pseudouridine synthase has product MTNGSGSEKIFVVSAEDEGARLDLFLANLEDGLSRNMVQKLVDDGRVRINQETCYDKNHRIKGGEEISLFIPPPGEISVGPEDIRLDIIYEDSDLLVVNKPRGMVVHPAPGHPGGTLVNALLNHCSDLSGIGGMIRPGIIHRLDKDTSGLLIVAKNDQAHRLLSGQLKSRTLRREYIALVAGKVMPAVGRIEAPIGRHPHHRKKMAVISAGREAVTRYRVLKYYGQYSLLQLNLETGRTHQIRVHLAHLGYPVIGDPTYSKRSYDDLPSGLAAPQALHARRIRFIHPRSGEEMEFSAPLPSDFRKGLIWLSKKYPS; this is encoded by the coding sequence ATGACAAACGGTAGCGGTTCAGAAAAAATTTTCGTGGTGAGTGCTGAAGATGAAGGAGCCAGGCTTGATCTGTTCCTGGCCAACCTTGAAGATGGCCTTTCAAGAAACATGGTTCAGAAATTGGTCGATGATGGTCGGGTTAGAATAAACCAGGAGACCTGTTACGATAAGAATCACAGGATTAAAGGGGGAGAAGAAATTAGCCTTTTTATACCTCCACCCGGGGAAATCTCTGTCGGGCCGGAAGATATCCGGCTCGATATTATTTATGAGGACAGTGATCTGCTGGTCGTAAACAAACCGAGAGGAATGGTTGTTCATCCTGCTCCCGGGCACCCGGGTGGAACCCTGGTCAACGCTCTCCTGAATCACTGTTCCGATTTATCGGGAATCGGTGGGATGATTCGACCGGGGATTATTCACCGGCTGGATAAAGATACATCAGGACTCTTGATCGTTGCCAAAAACGACCAGGCACACCGGTTGCTATCCGGTCAACTGAAATCAAGGACATTGCGCAGGGAGTATATCGCCCTGGTGGCTGGAAAAGTAATGCCTGCAGTGGGCAGGATAGAGGCACCCATCGGCCGACACCCGCATCACCGGAAAAAGATGGCTGTCATATCTGCCGGAAGGGAGGCGGTTACCCGTTATCGGGTCCTGAAGTATTACGGTCAGTACAGCCTGCTTCAGCTGAACCTTGAAACCGGCCGCACTCATCAGATCCGTGTCCACCTGGCCCATCTCGGTTATCCCGTTATTGGAGATCCCACCTATTCAAAGCGGAGTTATGATGACCTGCCTTCCGGGCTTGCCGCTCCCCAGGCTTTACATGCCCGTCGTATCAGGTTTATCCATCCTCGTAGCGGAGAAGAGATGGAGTTTTCCGCACCTCTTCCATCAGATTTCAGAAAAGGGTTGATCTGGCTCAGTAAAAAGTACCCATCCTGA
- a CDS encoding NFACT RNA binding domain-containing protein, translating to MSFDTLIMKVVTDELKDEATGALIQQVYEPSPLEIALHLYYRGRQMNLLFSIESKYARIHLTGESGKRKNQPSPFCMLLRKYLIGGRIASFSNPPLERVMEIEIDPPEGLPPVRIIAEIMSRRSNLILVGGNNDEILGAMKIASWEKNPLRAIMPGEKYRPVPRQDKLDPLRMEESEFISNFENILKEISKPEKALYSAVEGISPLIARELVFRSKWDNRKQPEVLKSLYRETQKLFNELDSGQVQPVLIPEFGIYAAVPLMHLNNDGTRYFESVNELLDQFYSVQIREEREKQLKESLNSAVNRKLSSLQYKKRELDKELAASAKAPELRQYGELLLAYGDRVEKGAESVALPDLYNPDQLIVIPLNPAKNAGANARYYFNRYRKAKNSRDQIRKQLNKTKSEIDYCLNLLYSIENGSGISLIEITQELIEAGYLKKKEKGKRKSDELPKPLTFKSSSGNSILVGRNNRQNDYITFKAAVRRDTWFHVRQLPGSHVVLKGVSFPPPQQDLEEAAFLAAYFSKGRESSAVAVDYTEVRHVRRRAGGKPGFVFYENFETITVNPGNEELQALFKL from the coding sequence ATGTCATTCGATACACTGATCATGAAAGTAGTTACCGATGAACTTAAGGATGAAGCAACAGGCGCTTTGATCCAGCAGGTTTACGAACCATCTCCACTGGAGATTGCACTTCACCTGTATTACCGTGGCAGGCAGATGAACCTGCTCTTCTCCATTGAATCAAAGTATGCCCGTATTCACCTTACCGGCGAGTCAGGAAAAAGGAAGAATCAACCTTCACCGTTCTGTATGCTATTGCGTAAATATCTGATCGGAGGCCGGATTGCATCCTTCAGCAATCCACCGCTGGAAAGGGTCATGGAAATAGAGATCGATCCTCCCGAAGGCCTTCCGCCGGTTAGGATTATCGCCGAAATAATGAGCAGGAGAAGTAATTTAATTCTCGTCGGTGGTAATAATGATGAAATACTCGGAGCAATGAAGATCGCTTCCTGGGAGAAAAATCCCCTGAGAGCGATCATGCCCGGCGAAAAATACCGCCCTGTTCCGCGTCAGGATAAGCTTGACCCACTCCGGATGGAGGAAAGTGAGTTTATATCAAATTTTGAGAACATCCTGAAAGAAATCTCCAAGCCTGAAAAAGCTCTTTATTCAGCTGTTGAAGGAATCAGCCCCCTGATTGCCCGGGAACTTGTTTTCCGCTCTAAGTGGGACAACAGGAAACAGCCGGAAGTATTGAAAAGCCTTTACAGGGAGACACAAAAACTTTTTAACGAACTGGATTCAGGGCAGGTTCAACCGGTGCTTATCCCTGAATTTGGAATATATGCCGCTGTACCGCTCATGCACCTGAATAATGATGGCACCAGGTATTTTGAAAGTGTTAATGAACTTCTGGACCAATTTTATAGTGTCCAAATCAGAGAGGAAAGGGAAAAGCAGCTGAAGGAAAGCCTGAACAGCGCAGTGAATAGAAAGCTTTCTTCTCTTCAATATAAGAAAAGAGAATTGGATAAAGAACTGGCAGCATCCGCAAAAGCGCCGGAACTCCGCCAGTATGGGGAACTTCTGCTGGCTTACGGTGACAGGGTTGAAAAAGGGGCCGAGAGTGTTGCCCTGCCTGATCTGTATAACCCCGATCAGCTGATTGTTATTCCCCTGAATCCGGCAAAGAACGCAGGCGCAAATGCCCGGTATTACTTTAACCGGTACCGAAAAGCAAAGAACAGCAGGGATCAGATCCGGAAACAGCTGAATAAAACAAAATCTGAAATTGATTACTGCCTGAACCTTCTTTATTCAATTGAAAATGGTTCCGGAATCTCACTTATCGAGATTACTCAGGAGCTGATTGAAGCCGGATACCTTAAAAAGAAAGAGAAAGGGAAGCGCAAGAGTGACGAACTACCCAAACCGCTTACATTCAAGAGTTCATCGGGGAATTCTATCCTTGTCGGAAGGAATAACCGCCAGAATGACTATATTACCTTTAAGGCAGCTGTCCGGAGAGACACCTGGTTCCATGTGCGCCAACTTCCGGGTAGCCATGTTGTTTTAAAAGGGGTTTCTTTTCCGCCACCGCAGCAGGATCTGGAAGAGGCTGCTTTCTTGGCTGCTTATTTCAGTAAAGGTCGTGAAAGCAGTGCAGTTGCAGTGGATTACACGGAAGTCCGCCATGTCAGGCGCCGGGCGGGTGGTAAACCCGGTTTTGTCTTCTATGAAAACTTTGAAACAATTACCGTTAATCCAGGAAATGAAGAATTACAAGCACTCTTCAAACTTTGA
- a CDS encoding YicC/YloC family endoribonuclease, whose product MINSMTGYGRGSSTRDGFTFSAELRSVNHRYADLSIRLPRELYFLEDGIRRLLLESIRRGRVEVNLVLDEMPAGMRQVNVNYDLAEDYFQSLKKLTDRLGLAEEVKLKHILQMPELFKPGGFSLTEEQVWPAVGEALHAALEHLMEQRRVEGENLCRDLLRRCDHLEEMVGTATLRAEEAKDECRNRTEQKLKELLTGQFEETRLLMECAILVERMGIDEELVRLQSHINAFRKAFDSTEPVGRKLDFIAQEMFREINTIGSKAGDYQLTNLVVDLKAELEKIREQIQNLE is encoded by the coding sequence ATGATAAACAGTATGACCGGTTACGGCCGGGGCAGCAGTACCCGGGATGGTTTTACATTTTCCGCTGAACTGCGCTCGGTGAATCATCGTTATGCCGATCTATCGATCAGGCTGCCCCGTGAGCTATATTTTCTTGAAGACGGGATCCGCCGCCTTCTATTGGAGTCGATTCGCCGGGGTAGGGTGGAGGTTAACCTTGTTCTGGATGAAATGCCGGCTGGAATGCGCCAGGTAAATGTAAACTATGATTTGGCCGAAGATTATTTCCAGTCACTGAAGAAGCTGACAGACCGTCTTGGACTGGCGGAAGAAGTTAAGCTAAAGCATATTCTGCAAATGCCTGAGCTGTTCAAACCGGGTGGATTTTCGCTTACCGAAGAACAGGTGTGGCCTGCGGTTGGTGAAGCCTTGCATGCTGCCCTGGAGCATTTAATGGAGCAACGGCGCGTTGAAGGGGAAAATCTCTGCCGCGATTTGCTAAGGAGATGTGATCATCTTGAAGAGATGGTCGGCACGGCAACTCTCCGGGCAGAAGAGGCGAAAGATGAATGTAGGAACCGGACAGAACAAAAATTAAAGGAACTGCTGACTGGCCAATTTGAGGAAACACGACTGCTGATGGAATGTGCTATCCTGGTTGAACGGATGGGAATTGATGAAGAACTTGTCCGCCTGCAGAGCCATATCAATGCTTTCCGAAAAGCTTTTGACAGTACTGAACCGGTGGGCCGGAAACTTGATTTCATTGCCCAGGAAATGTTTCGGGAAATCAACACAATAGGATCCAAAGCAGGAGACTATCAGCTGACAAACCTGGTAGTTGACTTGAAAGCGGAACTGGAAAAGATCAGGGAACAGATTCAAAACCTCGAGTAA
- a CDS encoding DUF370 domain-containing protein, with translation MAIKLINIGFGNIVSAGRIIAIVSPESAPIKRVISEARDRGMLIDATYGRRTRAVIVIDSGHIILSAVQPETVKHRLQNRESSSEGEASE, from the coding sequence ATGGCCATAAAATTGATTAATATCGGATTCGGTAATATCGTGTCAGCAGGCAGAATTATTGCCATAGTAAGCCCCGAATCGGCGCCGATTAAGCGGGTGATCAGTGAAGCCAGGGATCGCGGCATGCTTATTGATGCCACTTACGGTCGCCGGACCAGGGCAGTTATAGTGATTGACAGCGGGCATATAATTCTTTCGGCGGTCCAACCAGAAACTGTTAAACATCGCCTGCAGAACAGGGAAAGCAGCAGCGAAGGCGAAGCGTCAGAATGA
- the gmk gene encoding guanylate kinase encodes MTEGILIIISGPSGVGKGTVCRQLMEIREKLNLSISTTTRSPRPGEKEGREYNFTDIKTFKEMIKNGAFLEWANVHDHYYGTRLDSVNKVISTGGDLILEIDVQGAAQVRKKTPGSVSIFLAPPSLEALEKRITGRGTENQARIKQRLITARREMEAFNLYDYVVVNDTVEQAAELIGSIIDAEKCRVTRGARPPGWGGE; translated from the coding sequence ATGACTGAAGGCATCCTGATTATTATTTCCGGGCCTTCGGGTGTGGGAAAGGGTACTGTCTGCCGGCAGCTGATGGAAATCAGGGAGAAGCTGAATCTTTCGATATCAACCACTACCCGCTCACCACGGCCCGGCGAGAAAGAGGGCAGGGAATATAACTTTACAGACATCAAGACTTTTAAAGAGATGATCAAAAACGGTGCATTTCTTGAGTGGGCCAATGTTCATGATCACTATTACGGAACCCGCCTTGACAGTGTAAATAAGGTGATATCAACAGGCGGTGATCTCATTTTGGAAATAGATGTACAGGGTGCAGCCCAGGTACGGAAGAAAACTCCTGGCTCAGTTTCAATATTTCTGGCGCCCCCCTCACTGGAAGCGCTGGAAAAGAGGATAACCGGTCGTGGAACTGAAAACCAGGCCAGGATAAAACAGCGGCTGATAACCGCCCGCCGGGAGATGGAAGCCTTTAATCTATATGATTACGTGGTAGTTAATGATACAGTTGAACAGGCAGCTGAATTGATCGGTTCGATCATTGATGCAGAAAAATGCAGAGTAACCAGGGGAGCCCGTCCACCGGGCTGGGGAGGTGAATAG
- the rpoZ gene encoding DNA-directed RNA polymerase subunit omega: MIYPSIDDLLKHVDSKYTLVIEAAKRGRQLRNGSRKTIDTVYSKDVTTALFEIEAGNIEYERIRDGIK, translated from the coding sequence GTGATTTATCCTTCGATTGATGATTTATTGAAGCATGTTGACAGTAAATATACCCTCGTTATAGAAGCGGCAAAGAGGGGCCGCCAGCTTCGGAACGGAAGCAGAAAAACCATCGATACTGTCTATAGCAAAGATGTTACCACTGCTCTTTTCGAAATTGAAGCCGGAAATATCGAGTATGAAAGGATCCGTGACGGTATAAAATAG
- the coaBC gene encoding bifunctional phosphopantothenoylcysteine decarboxylase/phosphopantothenate--cysteine ligase CoaBC produces MKKVILGITGGIAAYKAAELARLFIRGGADVQVVMSEAAARFVAPLTFQTLTNRPAFVEMYTERTGDKIRHIELLEDADVMVIAPATANTIGKMAAGLADNLLTTLYLAAVCPVVVVPSMNVNMYNHPAVQESMEKLKKFGCHLMDPDSGELACGVYGQGRMPEPQDIYHYTRMILGSGDYRGVKTLVTAGPTREHFDPVRFLSNPSTGLMGYAIARALSERGAEVILVSGPTELNTPIGVNRINITTAEEMKKVVLQNFPDCRLIVKAAAVSDFRPKDTVKQKVKKGEALTTLHLEANPDILLELGKQKGEHILVGFAAETENAVDHAKQKLAAKNLDMIVVNNLTDPGAGFAVPTNKVTIIDRYGNVEELPVMEKDKLAHLLLDRIAKLL; encoded by the coding sequence GTGAAAAAAGTTATTTTAGGTATAACCGGTGGAATTGCTGCATACAAAGCAGCAGAATTGGCCAGATTATTTATTCGCGGAGGCGCTGATGTTCAGGTTGTCATGTCTGAAGCAGCAGCACGCTTTGTTGCTCCCCTGACCTTTCAGACACTGACAAACCGCCCGGCTTTTGTCGAGATGTATACCGAGCGGACCGGAGATAAAATCCGGCATATTGAACTGCTCGAAGATGCCGATGTAATGGTCATCGCCCCTGCCACGGCAAACACAATCGGCAAGATGGCCGCCGGACTGGCAGATAACCTGCTGACTACGCTTTACCTGGCTGCAGTATGCCCGGTTGTTGTTGTCCCTTCTATGAATGTAAATATGTATAATCATCCGGCAGTCCAGGAAAGCATGGAAAAGCTGAAAAAATTCGGTTGTCATTTAATGGATCCCGATTCGGGAGAGCTGGCTTGTGGTGTATATGGTCAGGGTCGCATGCCAGAACCGCAGGATATCTATCACTATACCCGGATGATTCTCGGCTCCGGCGACTACAGGGGAGTCAAAACCCTTGTTACAGCCGGTCCGACCAGGGAGCATTTCGACCCGGTCCGCTTTCTCAGCAATCCTTCGACCGGTTTAATGGGTTATGCAATTGCCCGTGCTCTGAGTGAAAGAGGTGCGGAAGTTATCCTCGTCAGCGGTCCGACCGAATTGAATACCCCGATCGGAGTTAATCGAATCAATATTACGACCGCGGAAGAAATGAAAAAAGTAGTGCTGCAAAACTTCCCCGATTGCCGGTTGATAGTAAAGGCTGCAGCGGTTTCAGATTTTCGGCCGAAGGATACGGTAAAGCAGAAGGTAAAAAAAGGAGAAGCTCTTACCACCCTGCATCTCGAAGCGAACCCCGATATACTCCTTGAACTGGGAAAGCAGAAAGGGGAGCACATCCTTGTTGGTTTTGCAGCTGAAACAGAAAATGCAGTTGATCATGCAAAGCAAAAACTTGCTGCCAAGAACCTGGATATGATCGTTGTAAATAACCTGACCGACCCAGGGGCAGGGTTTGCGGTGCCTACCAATAAAGTAACTATTATTGATCGGTATGGAAATGTGGAAGAACTACCGGTTATGGAAAAAGATAAACTGGCCCATCTGCTTCTGGACCGGATTGCTAAACTTTTATAA
- a CDS encoding stage II sporulation protein M yields MFTLFFPVRQVIRENRSWFVMAASIFIACFIILYYTAGKAQPLTEQAIESQFEQMVALFSIILGASPLISTLLIFMNNFISMVQMLMLGVAAGISPLITLGVNGALVGAMIAFSVQEGIPFLTILGFGILPHGIFELFAFFISAGIGLKFGYHCIASPLPGKTRMQSYRYIWKEAISILPLIVLLLILAAFIEVFITAKLLGLVL; encoded by the coding sequence ATGTTTACACTTTTTTTCCCGGTCAGACAGGTAATCAGGGAAAACCGTAGCTGGTTTGTCATGGCAGCTTCGATTTTTATTGCCTGTTTTATCATTTTATACTATACAGCAGGTAAGGCTCAGCCACTTACTGAACAGGCTATCGAAAGTCAGTTTGAGCAGATGGTTGCATTATTTTCAATAATCCTCGGAGCAAGCCCCCTGATCAGCACCCTGCTGATATTTATGAACAATTTTATCTCCATGGTCCAAATGCTCATGCTCGGTGTGGCAGCAGGCATATCCCCCCTGATTACACTGGGCGTAAACGGCGCCCTGGTAGGGGCAATGATCGCTTTTTCCGTCCAGGAAGGAATCCCTTTCCTGACAATACTCGGTTTTGGGATTTTGCCTCACGGCATATTCGAACTCTTCGCCTTTTTTATCAGTGCGGGAATAGGATTAAAGTTCGGTTATCACTGCATAGCCTCTCCCCTGCCAGGGAAAACCCGCATGCAGAGCTACCGCTATATCTGGAAAGAGGCGATTTCAATTCTACCACTGATTGTCTTACTTTTAATACTCGCTGCTTTTATCGAGGTTTTCATCACTGCAAAGCTGCTCGGTTTGGTGTTATAA